The following proteins come from a genomic window of Corallococcus sp. NCRR:
- a CDS encoding response regulator, whose product MRSLILLVEDHVDSREMLEEFLTLEGFAVEVAGNGLHAWERLRKGTMPDVMLLDLMMPVMSGWELMERVQKEPRLKNLPVIVVSGAGATRPVPQGIRASIPKPLDLDDLMRALEPFRSSPQSQLAAAY is encoded by the coding sequence ATGCGAAGCCTCATCCTCCTCGTGGAAGACCATGTCGACAGCCGTGAGATGCTGGAGGAATTCCTCACGCTGGAAGGGTTCGCCGTGGAGGTCGCCGGCAACGGCCTGCACGCCTGGGAGCGCCTGAGGAAGGGCACCATGCCGGATGTGATGCTGCTGGACCTGATGATGCCGGTGATGAGCGGCTGGGAACTGATGGAGCGCGTGCAGAAGGAGCCGCGCCTGAAGAACCTGCCCGTCATCGTCGTGTCGGGCGCGGGCGCCACCCGCCCCGTGCCCCAGGGCATCCGGGCGTCCATCCCCAAGCCGCTGGACCTGGACGACCTGATGCGCGCGCTGGAGCCGTTCCGCTCCTCCCCGCAGTCGCAATTAGCCGCCGCCTACTGA
- a CDS encoding ornithine cyclodeaminase family domain: MTTIAHPDFAAARFSGSPDARFTPAPADGVLPEGFFTTTNLPTYVRLGGKWRMPREPRMDGALVLDAQGELWVREGRRVRAGEQVVVGKAEDGSEGVYVNMAYLAEGGEGEFKFMTSEVSREKPIDYAHMARLLVEERERGGYPIWVTGPALVHSRARADMTWFVENGFVGALLAGNAVAVHDIEASIYGTTLGMSGAGEATSGGHGLHMRAINRVRQAGSIAKAVEAGVITNGIMHACVKHGVPFVLTGSIRDDGPLPDVVTDNLAAQDAMRRHAVKATMAVLVATALHAIATGNMLPAFVTEQDGSLRELPTICVDSSEFVVSKLKDRGTHQAFGVVTNAQDFMHILRLYVERELTARSQR; this comes from the coding sequence GTGACGACCATTGCTCATCCCGACTTCGCGGCGGCGCGGTTCAGCGGTTCCCCCGACGCGCGCTTCACCCCGGCTCCGGCGGACGGCGTGCTGCCGGAGGGCTTCTTCACCACGACGAACCTGCCCACGTACGTGAGGCTGGGCGGGAAGTGGCGGATGCCGCGCGAGCCGCGCATGGACGGCGCGCTGGTGCTGGACGCGCAGGGCGAGCTCTGGGTGCGCGAGGGCCGCCGGGTGCGCGCGGGCGAGCAGGTGGTGGTGGGCAAGGCGGAGGACGGCAGCGAAGGCGTCTACGTGAACATGGCCTACCTGGCGGAGGGCGGGGAGGGCGAGTTCAAGTTCATGACGAGCGAGGTGTCGCGCGAGAAGCCCATCGACTACGCGCACATGGCGCGGCTGCTGGTGGAGGAGCGCGAGCGGGGCGGCTATCCCATCTGGGTGACGGGGCCGGCGCTGGTGCACTCGCGGGCGCGCGCGGACATGACGTGGTTCGTGGAGAACGGCTTCGTGGGGGCGCTGCTCGCGGGCAACGCGGTGGCGGTGCACGACATCGAGGCGTCCATCTACGGCACGACGCTGGGGATGAGCGGCGCGGGCGAGGCGACGTCGGGCGGGCACGGGCTGCACATGCGCGCCATCAACCGGGTGCGGCAGGCGGGCTCCATCGCGAAGGCGGTGGAGGCGGGCGTCATCACCAACGGCATCATGCACGCGTGCGTGAAGCACGGGGTGCCGTTCGTGCTGACGGGCTCCATCCGGGATGACGGGCCGCTGCCGGACGTGGTGACGGACAACCTGGCGGCGCAGGACGCGATGCGCCGGCACGCGGTGAAGGCGACCATGGCGGTGCTCGTGGCCACGGCGCTGCACGCCATCGCGACGGGGAACATGCTGCCCGCGTTCGTGACGGAGCAGGACGGCTCCTTGAGGGAGCTGCCCACCATCTGCGTGGACTCGTCCGAGTTCGTGGTCAGCAAGCTGAAGGACCGGGGCACGCACCAGGCCTTCGGCGTGGTGACGAACGCGCAGGACTTCATGCACATCCTGCGGCTCTACGTGGAGCGCGAGCTGACCGCGCGGTCTCAGCGCTGA
- a CDS encoding sensor histidine kinase — translation MSLPLADFLFQSRDILQDAWLHEAPGSGDTFTRGLFAVAARMSNPDARVSDALARELSLLVQGSDGHPTTTNFRRLRDTVLRLWREQSASGPDDEEQVERFHDAVDAVEASALEAHVQARMLASREAAEAAREQGAPDASGPQRWEDIFTHLGVGVAVMGADDSTFVAANPALARMHGQPAEALKGLRLEDLVAPESRGALPRHMAAASSKPFHEYEALHLRRDGSRFPAFVHVTSLRDATGRRVGRAATVLDITQRRQAETERQRLLATIEAERARLAAVLDQLPAGVLIAEAPSGRLLLGNRALESLLGQPFRPSSSLADYEASHQMFTADNQPLADDAWPMARALRTGETRQAEPLQVRRPDGTTAHLLGSSAPVRDRDDHIVAGVVTLVDVTERRRAEEAAREAAQFGERLIAIVSHDLRNPLNAIQLSVTKLLHGDALQERDRKAVSRIARSSERMARMISELLDFTRSRLGGGIPIERVPGDVRAVVRQAVEELEAAWPERSLTLNVGPGRYDGVWDAGRLLQVVSNLGGNALQYSPPESPVRFTLSDADAHVVLEVQNGGDPIAPDMLPRLFDPFRRGAGGNTHGGLGLGLYIVEQVVKGHGGRIEVRSRASEGTVFRVLLPREPAQPAAAQ, via the coding sequence GTGTCCCTGCCCCTGGCCGACTTCCTCTTCCAGTCCCGCGACATCCTGCAGGACGCGTGGCTCCACGAAGCCCCGGGCTCTGGCGACACCTTCACACGCGGGCTGTTCGCGGTGGCGGCCCGGATGTCCAACCCGGACGCGCGCGTCTCCGACGCCCTGGCGCGCGAGCTGTCGCTGCTGGTGCAGGGCTCCGACGGGCACCCCACGACGACGAACTTCCGGCGCCTGCGCGACACGGTGCTGCGGCTGTGGCGTGAGCAGAGCGCCAGCGGCCCGGACGACGAGGAACAGGTGGAGCGCTTCCACGACGCCGTGGACGCGGTGGAGGCCTCGGCGCTGGAGGCCCACGTCCAGGCGCGGATGCTCGCGTCGCGCGAGGCGGCGGAGGCGGCGCGCGAGCAGGGCGCCCCGGACGCGTCCGGCCCCCAGCGCTGGGAGGACATCTTCACGCACCTGGGCGTGGGCGTGGCGGTGATGGGCGCGGACGACAGCACGTTCGTGGCGGCGAACCCCGCGCTCGCGCGCATGCACGGGCAGCCCGCGGAGGCGCTCAAGGGCCTGCGGCTGGAGGACCTGGTCGCGCCCGAGTCGCGCGGCGCGCTGCCCCGGCACATGGCCGCCGCCAGCTCCAAGCCCTTCCACGAATACGAAGCGCTGCACCTGCGCCGCGACGGCAGCCGCTTCCCCGCGTTCGTGCACGTGACGTCCCTGCGGGATGCCACCGGCCGCCGCGTGGGCCGCGCCGCCACGGTGCTGGACATCACCCAGCGCCGTCAGGCGGAGACGGAGCGGCAGCGCCTGCTGGCCACCATTGAAGCGGAGCGCGCGCGGCTGGCGGCGGTGTTGGATCAGCTCCCCGCGGGCGTGCTCATCGCGGAGGCGCCCAGCGGCCGGCTGCTGTTGGGCAACCGCGCGCTGGAGTCGCTGTTGGGCCAGCCGTTCCGCCCTTCCTCCAGCCTGGCGGACTACGAGGCGTCGCATCAGATGTTCACCGCGGACAACCAGCCGCTCGCGGACGACGCGTGGCCCATGGCCCGCGCGCTGCGCACCGGTGAGACGCGGCAGGCGGAGCCGCTCCAGGTGCGCCGGCCGGACGGCACCACCGCGCACCTGCTGGGCTCCAGCGCGCCCGTGCGCGACCGGGACGACCACATCGTCGCGGGCGTCGTCACGCTGGTGGACGTCACCGAGCGCCGCCGCGCGGAGGAGGCGGCGCGCGAGGCGGCGCAGTTCGGCGAGCGGCTCATCGCCATCGTCAGCCACGACCTGCGAAACCCCCTCAACGCCATCCAGCTGTCCGTCACCAAGCTGCTGCACGGCGACGCGCTCCAGGAGCGCGACCGCAAGGCGGTGTCCCGCATCGCGCGCTCCAGCGAGCGCATGGCGCGGATGATTTCGGAGCTGCTCGACTTCACCCGCAGCCGGCTGGGCGGCGGCATCCCCATCGAGCGCGTGCCCGGCGACGTGCGCGCGGTGGTGCGCCAGGCGGTGGAGGAGCTGGAGGCGGCGTGGCCGGAGCGCTCGCTGACGTTGAACGTGGGCCCGGGCCGCTACGACGGCGTCTGGGACGCGGGCCGGCTGCTCCAGGTGGTGAGCAACCTGGGCGGCAACGCGCTCCAGTACAGCCCGCCGGAGTCCCCCGTGCGCTTCACGCTGTCGGACGCGGACGCGCACGTGGTGCTGGAGGTGCAGAACGGCGGAGACCCCATCGCGCCGGACATGCTGCCCCGCCTGTTCGACCCCTTCCGGCGCGGCGCGGGCGGCAACACGCACGGCGGCCTGGGGCTGGGGCTCTACATCGTCGAACAGGTGGTGAAGGGCCACGGGGGCCGCATCGAGGTGCGCTCGCGCGCGTCGGAGGGCACCGTCTTCCGCGTGCTGCTGCCGCGTGAGCCGGCGCAGCCCGCCGCGGCTCAGTAG
- a CDS encoding response regulator: MALGVHHLLLVEDDRTWREGVGRAAREAGFLVSSVADGAEALDWLRHRPRAQHPDLILLDLVMPRVDGWELYGQLRTDARLRHLTVMLVSSASGTPDVPLHGVVGFLQKPSQPEALVRSLAERLRELPERPKEPPRVPYSLRLTDESLYALHALPGPVRHAVRVHLLRAAELAASELPLASSWLMALHSEQPSLLVTVEGVRVVLEVDDAACALTASIVIVPSHLRCA; the protein is encoded by the coding sequence ATGGCCCTGGGCGTCCATCACCTGCTGCTCGTCGAGGACGATCGGACATGGCGAGAGGGTGTGGGCCGCGCAGCGCGTGAAGCGGGCTTCCTGGTGTCGTCCGTGGCGGACGGCGCGGAGGCGTTGGACTGGCTGCGTCATCGCCCGCGCGCGCAGCACCCGGACCTCATCCTCCTGGACCTGGTGATGCCCCGGGTGGATGGATGGGAGCTGTACGGCCAGCTGCGCACGGACGCGAGGCTGCGGCACCTGACGGTGATGCTGGTGTCCTCGGCGAGTGGGACGCCGGACGTGCCGCTGCACGGCGTGGTGGGCTTCCTGCAGAAGCCGTCGCAGCCGGAGGCGCTGGTGCGGTCGCTGGCGGAACGGCTGCGCGAGCTGCCCGAGCGTCCGAAGGAACCACCGCGCGTGCCGTACTCGCTGCGGCTGACGGACGAGTCGCTCTACGCGCTGCACGCCCTGCCGGGCCCGGTCCGCCACGCGGTGCGCGTGCACCTGCTGCGCGCCGCGGAGCTGGCCGCGTCGGAGCTGCCCCTGGCGTCATCGTGGTTGATGGCGCTGCACAGCGAGCAGCCGTCGCTGCTGGTGACGGTGGAGGGCGTGCGCGTGGTGCTGGAGGTGGACGACGCCGCCTGCGCGCTGACGGCGAGCATCGTCATCGTGCCCAGCCACCTGCGCTGCGCCTGA
- a CDS encoding SRPBCC family protein yields MSTTRIRHHVKAPRSRVYSALIDARAVQTWMVPDGMTSQVHIFEPREGGAFRISLTYDAPTQTGKTTAHTDTHHGRFVKLVPDEQVIETTGFETSDPALQGEMRITFTLSDAPDGGTDVDAVHEGLPPGVPPEDNELGWRMSLEKLAKYVESPAST; encoded by the coding sequence ATGAGCACGACCCGGATCCGCCACCACGTGAAGGCCCCCCGCTCGCGCGTCTACAGCGCCCTGATTGACGCCCGGGCGGTCCAGACGTGGATGGTGCCCGACGGCATGACGAGCCAGGTGCACATCTTCGAACCCCGCGAGGGCGGAGCGTTCCGGATCTCCCTCACCTACGACGCGCCCACGCAGACCGGAAAGACGACCGCGCACACGGACACGCACCACGGCCGCTTCGTGAAGCTCGTGCCGGACGAACAGGTCATCGAAACCACCGGGTTCGAGACCTCCGACCCCGCGCTCCAAGGCGAGATGCGCATCACGTTCACGCTCAGCGACGCACCGGACGGAGGCACCGACGTCGACGCCGTGCACGAAGGACTCCCGCCCGGCGTGCCGCCTGAAGACAACGAGCTCGGCTGGCGGATGTCCCTGGAGAAGCTCGCGAAGTACGTGGAGTCCCCCGCCTCAACGTGA
- a CDS encoding bpX6 domain-containing protein produces MSTAAGVVRPRAQVHRGTVVAAAWWFHPGLLGEAEARRRVLAAWRPGATVWALAGGHLLKLAAPCRSAVEAAPGLPLVLDAGVLTSAPLSPKDRERLEPPLGAVVLVQEGVARVYKPWDLRQVDPGTWLDVSEWRRVRVKGLGAPPPPLKSALEPLPPPTRAAFGPKVPALAPEAERMLARMAGQEVPVVREGFFERLRKAFSRRPGDAVLTVRREGVFARLRRAFRSRPEGAREGAVTVRREGFFSRLRRSFRAETQSAPGTGARDGGANPGTRPAEPEGPDALEQLKEWMLRNTLLGQLVGQRKGDYLRHLFELFEQGNLDEALRHAIPLGKDMDERAKLALGVPGPRENLRIQPQGRSGAAQSFGGGPAVFDALRERYRETFRRLEREGRIDEAAFVLAELLEATEEAVSFLERHGRFQLAAELAEGRGLPPGLVVRQWFLAKDVERAVAIARRSGVFADAVLRLEKTHPAEAQALRLLWAESLAEAGDWSRAVDAVWPVASARHLARAWVERGIQAGGTGSAKLLARLALEFPDGFGAAREDIQTLLSDETPARAPERLAFATELLRADTSDARSALVIPTVRALMRDEAVEELPSNAKLLQQLHALKDPALAALRADLPTPRASQRRPWAETHDLPHVRVWMDRGHAGAHAVHDAVVLPGQRVLLALGEAGARLVGPDGRTLAGFDVPAFSLVLSSQGDRALALARRGDLWRVSRLDLVERRATRWCDLELDAWAPTYDGERWFTATRDTVSMVDTLASEPRSLWRVSEVGGTVLRMAVDAKHLSFLVLHLTPEQGFERLERWAYELAGGPVLRGRADMKDLRGPPDALSLTPDGEAMGVRIAVPEGEEPGPWPYYVAPIISRRFHRPARPDAERAGEVLAHSWRVTRFQKGELHTAVLRTVADHPRATVEFSGTPPQVVRLTEDWCAVHDLHGRVVWLDLHSGEVHRVPVV; encoded by the coding sequence GTGAGCACCGCGGCCGGAGTCGTGCGTCCTCGCGCCCAGGTGCACCGGGGCACCGTGGTGGCGGCGGCCTGGTGGTTCCATCCCGGGCTGCTGGGAGAGGCCGAGGCGCGCCGCCGCGTGCTGGCGGCCTGGAGGCCCGGCGCCACGGTCTGGGCGCTGGCGGGAGGCCACCTGCTGAAGCTGGCGGCACCGTGCAGGAGCGCGGTGGAGGCCGCGCCCGGACTGCCGCTGGTGCTGGATGCCGGAGTGCTCACCAGCGCGCCGCTGAGCCCGAAGGATCGCGAGCGATTGGAGCCACCCTTGGGCGCCGTCGTGCTGGTGCAGGAGGGCGTCGCTCGCGTGTACAAGCCCTGGGACCTGCGTCAGGTGGATCCGGGGACGTGGCTGGACGTCTCGGAGTGGCGACGCGTGCGGGTGAAGGGCTTGGGCGCGCCGCCTCCGCCTCTCAAGAGCGCGCTGGAGCCGCTGCCTCCGCCCACGCGCGCGGCGTTCGGACCGAAGGTGCCCGCGCTCGCGCCCGAAGCGGAGCGCATGCTGGCGCGCATGGCGGGGCAGGAGGTCCCGGTCGTGCGAGAGGGCTTCTTCGAGCGGCTGCGAAAGGCTTTCTCGCGGAGGCCCGGCGACGCAGTGCTGACCGTCCGTCGTGAAGGCGTGTTCGCGCGGCTGCGCCGGGCATTCCGTTCGCGGCCAGAAGGAGCGCGGGAGGGCGCGGTGACCGTGCGGCGTGAGGGCTTCTTCTCTCGCTTGCGCCGTTCCTTTCGCGCGGAGACGCAAAGCGCGCCGGGCACCGGGGCACGGGATGGTGGGGCCAACCCAGGCACGCGTCCCGCCGAACCCGAAGGTCCGGACGCGCTCGAGCAGCTCAAGGAGTGGATGCTCCGGAACACGCTCCTGGGGCAGCTCGTGGGACAGCGCAAGGGCGACTACCTGCGCCACCTCTTCGAGCTCTTCGAACAGGGCAACCTCGACGAAGCCCTGCGCCACGCCATCCCCCTGGGCAAGGACATGGACGAGCGCGCGAAGCTCGCGCTCGGTGTGCCCGGCCCGCGTGAGAACCTGCGCATCCAACCCCAGGGCCGGAGCGGGGCCGCGCAGTCGTTCGGCGGAGGCCCCGCCGTGTTCGATGCGCTGCGGGAGCGCTACCGCGAGACCTTCCGCCGCCTGGAGCGCGAAGGCCGCATCGACGAGGCCGCCTTCGTCCTCGCGGAGCTGCTGGAGGCGACCGAGGAGGCCGTGTCCTTCCTGGAGCGCCACGGCCGCTTCCAGCTCGCGGCGGAGCTCGCGGAAGGGCGCGGCCTTCCGCCGGGCCTCGTGGTGCGCCAGTGGTTCCTCGCGAAGGACGTGGAGCGCGCGGTGGCCATCGCTCGGCGCTCGGGCGTGTTCGCGGACGCCGTGCTGCGCCTGGAGAAGACCCATCCCGCCGAAGCGCAGGCCCTGCGCCTCTTGTGGGCGGAGTCGCTCGCGGAGGCCGGGGACTGGTCGCGCGCGGTGGACGCCGTGTGGCCCGTGGCGTCCGCGCGCCACCTCGCGCGCGCCTGGGTGGAGCGGGGCATCCAGGCCGGAGGCACGGGCAGCGCGAAGCTCCTGGCGCGCCTCGCGCTCGAGTTCCCGGACGGCTTCGGCGCCGCGCGCGAGGACATCCAGACCCTGCTGTCGGACGAAACGCCGGCGCGCGCTCCGGAGCGCCTGGCCTTCGCCACGGAGTTGCTGCGCGCGGACACCTCCGATGCCCGGAGCGCGCTCGTCATCCCCACCGTGCGCGCGCTGATGCGGGACGAGGCGGTGGAGGAGCTCCCCTCCAACGCGAAGCTCCTCCAGCAACTGCACGCGCTCAAGGACCCGGCGCTGGCCGCGCTGCGCGCGGACCTGCCGACGCCGCGGGCCTCCCAACGGCGCCCCTGGGCCGAAACGCACGACCTGCCGCACGTGCGCGTGTGGATGGACCGCGGCCACGCGGGCGCCCACGCCGTGCATGACGCCGTGGTGCTGCCGGGCCAGCGCGTGCTGCTCGCGCTGGGCGAAGCGGGCGCGCGGCTGGTGGGCCCGGACGGACGCACGCTCGCGGGCTTCGACGTGCCGGCGTTCTCCCTGGTCCTGTCCTCGCAGGGAGACCGCGCGCTCGCGCTCGCGCGCCGGGGCGACCTGTGGCGCGTGTCGCGGCTGGACCTGGTGGAGCGCCGGGCCACGCGCTGGTGCGACCTGGAGCTGGACGCGTGGGCCCCCACCTACGACGGGGAGCGGTGGTTCACCGCCACGCGCGACACCGTGAGCATGGTGGACACGCTGGCCTCGGAGCCGCGCTCGCTGTGGCGCGTATCGGAGGTGGGCGGCACCGTGCTCCGGATGGCCGTGGACGCGAAGCACCTGTCGTTCCTCGTCCTGCACCTCACGCCGGAGCAGGGCTTCGAACGGCTGGAGCGCTGGGCCTACGAACTGGCGGGAGGCCCCGTGCTGCGCGGGCGCGCGGACATGAAGGACCTGCGGGGGCCGCCGGACGCGCTCTCGCTCACGCCCGACGGCGAGGCGATGGGCGTGCGCATCGCGGTCCCCGAAGGCGAGGAGCCCGGACCCTGGCCCTACTATGTGGCCCCCATCATCTCGCGGCGCTTCCACCGCCCGGCCCGGCCGGACGCGGAGCGCGCGGGCGAGGTGCTCGCGCACTCCTGGCGCGTGACGCGCTTCCAGAAGGGCGAGCTGCACACGGCCGTCCTGCGCACCGTCGCCGACCACCCCCGCGCGACGGTGGAGTTCTCCGGTACCCCGCCTCAAGTCGTGCGGCTCACGGAGGACTGGTGCGCCGTCCACGACCTGCACGGGCGCGTGGTGTGGCTGGACCTGCACTCCGGCGAGGTCCACCGCGTGCCGGTGGTGTGA
- a CDS encoding LysM peptidoglycan-binding domain-containing protein: MSSYRIQSGDTLSALAQRYGTSVDSLMKANPQITNKDLIYTGKTLNIPGSRDSFESGSQGVRGGGSGGNNSGAGDVSAPPGGAGPATRGPGGSPFDIAVSHLGKNAGSLKLEGSGVGADMEDWVPNNVNCANFVSACLEQAGQIKDSQHSASVMTLQANLDRDPNFQRVSLKDAKPGDVVSMKVGSGQHVVMFAGWKDGKPQFIGSNNINSDGSQRISYTSMNYPIMSVHQYRG, translated from the coding sequence ATGAGCAGCTACCGCATCCAGTCTGGTGACACCCTGTCCGCTCTGGCCCAGCGCTACGGCACGTCCGTGGACTCGCTGATGAAGGCCAACCCGCAGATCACCAACAAGGATCTCATCTACACGGGCAAGACGCTGAACATCCCCGGCTCGCGCGACAGCTTCGAGTCCGGCAGCCAGGGCGTGCGCGGCGGCGGCTCCGGCGGCAACAACAGCGGCGCGGGTGACGTGTCGGCGCCTCCGGGCGGCGCGGGTCCGGCCACGCGCGGCCCCGGCGGCAGCCCGTTCGACATCGCGGTGTCGCACCTGGGCAAGAACGCCGGCTCGCTGAAGCTCGAGGGCAGCGGCGTGGGCGCGGACATGGAGGACTGGGTCCCCAACAACGTGAACTGCGCCAACTTCGTCTCCGCGTGCCTGGAGCAGGCCGGGCAGATCAAGGACAGCCAGCACAGCGCGTCCGTGATGACGCTCCAGGCGAACCTGGACCGCGACCCGAACTTCCAGCGCGTCAGCCTGAAGGACGCCAAGCCCGGCGACGTCGTCTCCATGAAGGTGGGCAGCGGCCAGCACGTGGTGATGTTCGCGGGCTGGAAGGACGGCAAGCCCCAGTTCATCGGCTCCAACAACATCAACTCGGACGGCTCGCAGCGCATCAGCTACACGTCGATGAACTACCCCATCATGTCCGTGCACCAGTACCGGGGCTGA
- a CDS encoding LpqB family beta-propeller domain-containing protein codes for MTTALPPALRPWAAQLSLFPEDLARHLGPHVARLSAAVGTLRPRGEAEGGEPQGYDGLSRRGPFDRLLVSEWLWALEAPDELVRRAAFGELSFLKPAFRQPRGARRTVVLLDVGPDQLGLPRIAHLALLVVLARRAEAVGAAFTWGALQTEPAHVTHEGLRGTSLLAWLHARSTTPASARHLSAWREALDLSRAPEDVWLVGSSRLGRMAGAEGMSRVEVSEPMEPGAHRLTVDVRPAARVPRSVVLELPPPEDCVRLLRNPIASQPQASGWMPRKAGQRIAGFSFCADGTRVLLFSVNGAVEALAVPHSPRSTVPKPRRVQVPPGQRVIAAGWRSSGGLLVLARQEDIYVMHGNLQVPVGFRKGRYHYHAADDSLRPDPAPGALPLTLLSWSWGGRREYERLWLKDGKGRLFSLPHPSSRTETLEVEEEGVSAMAEVKARPVWVLRPQGEGGAVISRLRAMRGGLPNLTPLNARHGEAYFGHSPSKAHPDAGLLAVRDSELDWRLFLDTGASVITVPETHRVVGVVQPPAPSLPGLVALHLDQRTFSFFSTEESRTLVVASGPVVQAAASHGQPVLGWLTRAGEFVLWDLMAQAVLYRSVPEATP; via the coding sequence GTGACGACCGCGCTGCCTCCCGCGCTGCGCCCCTGGGCGGCGCAGCTGTCCCTGTTCCCGGAGGACCTGGCGCGGCACCTGGGGCCTCATGTGGCTCGGCTGTCCGCGGCGGTCGGGACACTGCGGCCTCGCGGTGAGGCTGAGGGCGGTGAGCCTCAAGGCTACGACGGGCTCTCCCGGCGGGGGCCTTTCGACCGGCTGCTCGTCAGTGAGTGGCTCTGGGCGCTGGAGGCGCCGGACGAGCTGGTGCGCCGCGCGGCGTTCGGTGAGCTGTCATTCCTCAAGCCTGCGTTCCGGCAGCCTCGGGGGGCTCGGCGCACCGTGGTGCTGCTGGACGTGGGGCCTGATCAACTGGGCCTGCCGCGCATCGCGCACCTCGCGTTGCTCGTGGTGCTCGCGCGCCGTGCGGAGGCCGTGGGCGCGGCGTTCACCTGGGGCGCGCTCCAGACCGAGCCCGCGCACGTCACCCATGAGGGCCTGAGAGGCACGTCGCTGCTCGCGTGGCTCCACGCCCGCTCCACCACGCCCGCCTCCGCACGGCACCTGTCCGCGTGGCGCGAGGCCCTGGACCTCTCACGCGCACCCGAGGACGTGTGGCTCGTGGGCTCCTCGCGCCTGGGACGAATGGCGGGCGCGGAGGGGATGTCCCGCGTGGAGGTCTCCGAGCCGATGGAGCCCGGCGCGCACCGGCTCACCGTGGACGTGCGGCCCGCGGCGCGGGTGCCCCGCTCGGTGGTGCTGGAGCTGCCGCCTCCGGAGGATTGCGTGCGCCTGCTGCGCAATCCCATTGCTTCCCAGCCGCAGGCTTCCGGGTGGATGCCGCGCAAGGCCGGCCAGCGCATCGCGGGCTTCTCCTTCTGCGCGGATGGCACGCGCGTGCTGCTGTTCTCCGTGAACGGCGCCGTCGAGGCCCTGGCGGTGCCGCATTCTCCTCGTTCGACCGTGCCCAAGCCCCGGCGCGTCCAGGTGCCTCCGGGGCAGCGGGTGATCGCGGCGGGATGGCGCTCCTCGGGCGGCCTGCTCGTGCTCGCGCGCCAGGAGGACATCTACGTGATGCACGGGAATCTGCAGGTGCCCGTGGGCTTCCGGAAGGGGCGCTATCACTATCACGCGGCGGATGACTCCTTGCGGCCGGACCCCGCGCCGGGCGCGCTCCCGCTGACCCTCTTGAGCTGGAGCTGGGGAGGGCGGCGCGAGTATGAGCGCCTCTGGTTGAAGGACGGCAAGGGCCGGCTGTTCTCGCTGCCACATCCCTCCTCGAGGACCGAGACGCTCGAGGTGGAGGAGGAGGGCGTCTCCGCGATGGCGGAGGTGAAGGCGCGCCCGGTCTGGGTGCTGCGCCCCCAGGGGGAGGGAGGCGCGGTCATCTCGCGGTTGCGAGCGATGCGCGGGGGGCTGCCCAACCTCACCCCGCTCAACGCGCGCCACGGAGAGGCGTACTTCGGCCATTCGCCGTCGAAAGCGCATCCCGACGCGGGGCTGCTGGCGGTGCGTGACAGTGAGCTGGACTGGCGGCTGTTCCTGGACACCGGCGCGTCGGTCATCACCGTGCCAGAGACGCATCGCGTGGTGGGCGTGGTGCAGCCGCCTGCTCCGTCCCTGCCCGGACTGGTCGCGTTGCATCTGGATCAACGCACCTTCTCCTTCTTCTCGACCGAGGAGTCCCGGACGCTCGTGGTGGCCAGTGGCCCCGTGGTGCAGGCCGCGGCGAGCCACGGGCAGCCGGTGTTGGGATGGCTGACGCGGGCGGGGGAGTTCGTGTTGTGGGACCTGATGGCGCAGGCGGTGCTGTACCGCTCCGTCCCGGAGGCCACGCCGTGA
- a CDS encoding bpX5 domain-containing protein, with amino-acid sequence MAGIGPVALALGHRASRAEDAVLASWNGVAGSDVLVLLGGAASLPWVDGAVYLGRDPLAPALLLPCALEPEVAPSLLERALLAGQGDAPLAVLPASGMLVSVAAARSVARVSLRAWLSAMALEAAS; translated from the coding sequence GTGGCCGGTATCGGTCCCGTGGCGCTCGCGCTGGGACACCGCGCTTCACGGGCGGAGGACGCGGTGCTCGCATCGTGGAACGGTGTCGCGGGGTCGGACGTGCTCGTGCTGCTGGGGGGTGCCGCTTCGCTGCCCTGGGTGGATGGCGCGGTGTACCTGGGCCGTGACCCGCTGGCGCCCGCGCTGCTGCTGCCCTGCGCGCTGGAGCCGGAGGTGGCGCCTTCGCTGCTGGAGCGCGCGCTGCTCGCGGGGCAGGGCGATGCGCCGCTCGCGGTGCTGCCCGCATCCGGGATGCTCGTCTCCGTCGCGGCGGCCAGGTCTGTCGCGCGCGTCTCGCTGCGCGCGTGGCTGTCCGCCATGGCCCTGGAGGCCGCTTCGTGA